The Bacteroidota bacterium region CCGCAGGGAGCTATTGCTACATCAAATGAATTGGTAGGAGCAGCATAAGATGAATTTATATAGATGCAATTTTCGGTATAGGGTAAGTAAACTAATTCTGTAACTCGAAAATTACAATCTGTAAATTTTTATTAAAATATTAACAGACCATAAAGATGACTAAGAGAGAACTGGTAAAAAACGCAATAAAAATTCAGGAAGTACCACGTTTCCCGTGGATTCCTTTTGTAGGATGTCATGCAGGAAGCTTATTAGGAAAGACTGCTACCGAGTTTTTACAATCTAAAGATGATATTGTAAAAGGTATTAATCATGCTATAGAATTGTATAATGCCGATGGAATTCCTGTAATTTTCGATTTGCAGATAGAGGCAGAAGCAATGGGATGTAAACTAAATTGGGTTGACGATAATCCTCCTGCGGTTATTTCGCATCCAATGGCAGAAGGAGTTGCATTGGAAGATATTAAAATGCCAACTCTTGAAGATGGAAGAATCCAATTGGCAATGGATACAGCCCGCGAATTACGTGCCGCTAATCCTGATATTGCTCTGTATGGTTTGATTACAGGTCCTTTTACTTTGGCTTTACATTTATTGGGTACAGATATCTTTATGGATATGATGATGGATCCCGATAAAATCACTAACCTGATGGAGTTTACTACTAAGGTTGGTAATTTTATGGCAGAGGAATACATCAAAGCGGGTGTAGATGTTGTTGCTATTGTTGACCCGATGACAAGTCAGATCGATCCTATGTCGTTCGAAACATTTGTTCAGCCTTATGCTGCCGAAGTTTTCGAAACGATTAAGAAAAATGGAGCTTTAAGTTCATTCTTCGTTTGTGGAAATGCAAAACAGAATATTGAAGGAATGTGTAATTGTGGACCTGATAACATTTCTATCGATGAGAATATACCTTTAGATTTTGTACGTGATGTTGCATTAGAAAAAGGAGTGAGTTTTGGCGGGAATATTCAACTTACCGTATCAATATTGATGGGTACTGAAGAAGACTGTCAGCGCGATGCATTGGCTTGTATGGATATAGGGGGTAAAAAAGGATTCTTATTGGCTCCGGGATGTGATATACCAATGGAAACTCCTGTGAATAATATGAAGGCTATTGCTGATTTAGTTCACGACGATTTGCGTCAGGGCGAATTAAGAGCATCTGAAGCAACAAAGGAAGAAGTAGAAACACTTGACTTAACAGATCACTGGAAAGAAGATCAGGTAATTGTTGATGTTGTTACTTTAAATTCTAAGTCATGTGCAGCTTGTCAGTATATGTATGAAGCCGCTAAGGTAGTTTGCGAGCCTTATGGTAAGAAAGTTGTATGCCGAGAGTATAATATTATGACTCCCGAAGGAGTTGCTATGATGCAAACACTTGGAGTACGTAATTTACCAACAGTAGTAATAGACGGAAATATCGAATTTATATCACAAATACCTCCTTTAAAAGATATCTCTGATAAGATTGATGCTCAGATAGATAAGAAAGGAATAAAATAAACAAGGTAAAAGGTAAAAGTACTTTTTACTTTTGCCTTTTTACTTTTTGACTTGAAAAACATGATCCCATTTTATATAATCACAGGATGGCTTGGTAGTGGGAAAACTACTTTTGCTAAAAACATTCTTAACGAATACGGGAGTAAAAAACGTATTGCTGTTATCCAAAATGAGTTTGCTCCGTCGGGAGTAGATGGACAAGAATTGAAAAAGACCGAACAGCCTTTCGAACTTGTTGAAATTAATAACGGATCGGTTTTTTGTGTATGTCAATTAGATAATTTTACAAAAACACTTGAGAAACTGGCAAATGATTATCAGCCTGAAGCTATCTTTTTAGAAGCATCAGGTTTGGCCGACCCAATTAGTATTGCCGAGATATTGCAAACAAATGAACTTAGAGATAAAATATCTTTGAAGTTTATTTACACGGTAATTGATGCTCTAAATTTTGAAAGAACATTTAGAATGATGGAGCGCTTTAAGCATCAGGTTTTGGTTGCCGATAAATTGATTGTCAATAAAGTTGAACTTCAGGATAACCTTGATTCAGTGTTAACAAAACTTGAGCAGTGGAATCCTTTTGCAGAGATTATCGAAACTTCTTATTGTGAGTTTGATCTCGAAGGTACTTTTGATGAAGAGAAAATCCAGGCCGAGAAAAGTCAGATGATGATTCCTTTAACAAAAGGTGGTAATAAACCAGATATGGGGCTGTCATTGTTGAGACTTCACGACAAAATTTCGAAAGAGGGATTAATTGAGTTTATCGAAGAAATTAAACCAACAAGTCAGCGTATAAAAGGTTTTGTAAATCTTAAAGACGGTTCTACAATGGCTGTACAAACTGTATACGACGATTTTCAGTATACTA contains the following coding sequences:
- a CDS encoding uroporphyrinogen decarboxylase family protein; this translates as MTKRELVKNAIKIQEVPRFPWIPFVGCHAGSLLGKTATEFLQSKDDIVKGINHAIELYNADGIPVIFDLQIEAEAMGCKLNWVDDNPPAVISHPMAEGVALEDIKMPTLEDGRIQLAMDTARELRAANPDIALYGLITGPFTLALHLLGTDIFMDMMMDPDKITNLMEFTTKVGNFMAEEYIKAGVDVVAIVDPMTSQIDPMSFETFVQPYAAEVFETIKKNGALSSFFVCGNAKQNIEGMCNCGPDNISIDENIPLDFVRDVALEKGVSFGGNIQLTVSILMGTEEDCQRDALACMDIGGKKGFLLAPGCDIPMETPVNNMKAIADLVHDDLRQGELRASEATKEEVETLDLTDHWKEDQVIVDVVTLNSKSCAACQYMYEAAKVVCEPYGKKVVCREYNIMTPEGVAMMQTLGVRNLPTVVIDGNIEFISQIPPLKDISDKIDAQIDKKGIK
- a CDS encoding CobW family GTP-binding protein, whose translation is MIPFYIITGWLGSGKTTFAKNILNEYGSKKRIAVIQNEFAPSGVDGQELKKTEQPFELVEINNGSVFCVCQLDNFTKTLEKLANDYQPEAIFLEASGLADPISIAEILQTNELRDKISLKFIYTVIDALNFERTFRMMERFKHQVLVADKLIVNKVELQDNLDSVLTKLEQWNPFAEIIETSYCEFDLEGTFDEEKIQAEKSQMMIPLTKGGNKPDMGLSLLRLHDKISKEGLIEFIEEIKPTSQRIKGFVNLKDGSTMAVQTVYDDFQYTKMETEYEGRTELIIFNNEYGPRELQKLFKAKTKENAIL